The nucleotide window actctagggttttattctATTGTGACATTGGTTTTAGATCTTAttggtttaattgttttttaattgcaacCGATATTGTTTAAATCCAATTACATGTTTTGTATGGCATGATTGCTaacgaggcgaaagccctagttcTCATgcatgatgtgctttgtgacgagtaTAAGTACCCATCTAGCATAGGAATGCCATGAttggaggggattgtgagtaagccaagcatagggaatagagtttaggagaaatcacatttatatgatgtatgggattagggataatctcttcgCAAGAAAGATTATCTATTtcagaaattcttgttaatccaTATTGAAATTTGATAGAGTACAATCTGATTGTGGGGTGTCTATATCAGCATTATACTAAATTAGATACTAATCGCCCTTGCAAGAGAGGTTTCgtatattttagaatttctctCATTTCAAATAGGATTTCATACTTATACAACCTTTGAACTAAACTTAACATACCCTAGAGGGATGTTATGCCCGGGCATCCCATTTCCCCTTGGTTTCTTAACCGCTTTTACTTCcttattctattttttctttcctctTGTTACTTAGTTTGCTCGCACACATCACAACGTTTGTTTAGATTAGTTTTCGGAATTATAACTAGTACAAATACTCTCAATCTTCCATGTGGATCGATATCCCGCTTTTAagcactttattacacgatcgACACGTACACTTGCATACCTATCAATATTCAGTATCTtgatagtttatttatttatttatttatttattttatactatTGATAAACCAAGAATTACATTAGAAGGAACAAGTATAAACTCCAATATAGCCGAATCAAATCAGGATGAGATCAACGATCACCCTAACTAGTCAAAGTGATTACTTGGTCAAATACAACGAAAACCAAATTGGCAAAGTTActatcaatgttaaaaatttaaaataataaaaaaattattattatttactaacTATTCCATGCAggcaagtaatttttttaataaaatagaaaaacaacaatttattgaaaaaataactacaaaaaatatttataaacaattaaattaaaaaaatccacatgAACTATCATTTTAgttcttaaaaaatatacattttccaaaaaaaaaaaatatatgtatatatataataaattattttgtattgaaaAAGGCCCTTGGTCCAATTAGATAACATTTACCTTCGCTCAACCCACTTGAGATCCTTGGTCAATTTGAGTTGGATAGGATTTGGTTTGTTTATAACCCATGATAATAGATTTTCGAAGATTTGATAATACTCCatcaatagtaataataattcaGCCTGGAAATTAGATCGAGATTATCCTCAAAGAAATTTAGGTTTCTTTCGCCATGGGGAAGACTTACACTCCCTAATTAGTTAATAACGTCCATTCTGATCGATTGGATGTATATTTTTAGGCTCCTTTCTTGGGTATTTAATGATAGTATTAAAAAGGACTTCCTCTAATTCGAGCCTGACATTGATAAGTCATGGTGCCGACTTATTAATTGGTATTGAATTGGCAAGCTTAGGAACAAATTAAGGAGATTGGGGCAATCTTAATATTAAAGCCTTTAACCTAACTCTACTTGAGAAGTAGTTGTGGAAGTTGACGGAGCCTTCCTTGTGTGGTCTTAGAGTCACTAATTAATTCCGTCATGGATACACTTGCGCCCTTTTTAGTATGCGTTTCATCAAGtcgtaatttttttagaaatatattcaCAGCTACTTCCCTCCTTTCTGATCATTTATATCTCCAATTATTAGAAATATAGAGGTTTAATCATTATAATAGtccttctacttttctctctctctaccTTTTTGGTCCTTGCACCggagattttatatttttcgtCCCTATACTTTTAGGAATGGGTAAAAGAGGTCCAAATCGTTACGTCTCCTTCTATTTTATAagttatggattttttttaaataaagtattAATAAACAATTAGCTGTAGTGacttttttagaataaaataataaaaaataataaaagaaaaactccaTGATCCTTCTCCACAACTACTCTACCACCACCCTCCTCAGCCATCGCGACTGCCTCCTTCACTGCCTCGTACCCACCATCTCCCTTTTCTCCACCACCCTCTTGCATTATagtctcctttttttcattctaagaaacaaaaaacaaagaaagaaaaaaggatGAGAGTTggaggaatatatatatatatatatatatcggtgtgtgtatgtatatgtatataattcaAGTtctcagagagagagagagagagagaaagaaaaaaagaaagaaggaaacaTCTCCATTGTTATCACATCTGTTAAGGTATTTTCTCATTGAAAACACAATATCTTTTagtttatatctttttttttgaaaaaatggataaaccactaatatTAATAACTGAAAAGTACAAAAGCGACCACCAGAAAAGTGGTTACATGTagaacaaaaaacaacaactcAACAAAAACCCCACTAGATGTGGTTCAACAACACAGAACCCCACACAAGGAAGCCTAGACAGAAGACAAAACGCTTCCTCAGAGCACCCTGCACATGAAAGTCTAGCCTGCGCCCTGCTCGTGAACTCCCTCTGAGGAAGACCCCTGACCGATCTCCTCCACCTTCGGACCTAAGAATAACAGACTGCGCCGAATGCTATTGATAGAACCTTCAAGCTTCGCTTGAGAACCCTCAAAAGCTGCTGAGAACTAGTATAAAATCATACTATTAATCTTTAGTTTATATCTTATGCCTTcccttttaattatatatatatatatatatatatatctatgtgtACAATCATCTATGCATGCAATCACTAAGATCCTTGATACATAGAAGGGTTTAAACAATGGTGACCCTCTTTCATGGTGCACCGTAGAAACAATCGAAGAGCCTTAAGACACTATACCTAATGAACCGAGGCTATGTCAGTCAGTTATGCTAACATGGTGGCACAGTGAACCTTGTGCTCTTAACCTCCTCCATGAACTCCATCAATCCAATGAGCAACTAAGCTCATTAACACTCTGTTAGCATCCCACTCTAACCCAACACCACAACCACGCTACGCCGGCGGCCATTCCTTCACTAGAATCGAATCCTCGTCTTCACTACAATCTCTAGACACTTGCACCAACTAATAACTCTATCAACATCACCTTTGGTGCTCCTCGGAACTCTACTATACCTTTAGTTTAATAAAGTCTAAACAATGGTGCAAGAGGGCGATGAAAAAGGAGGAGGCGGAGGTCATGGTGGCAAAGAAGGGCATGGCCGTGTGGAGAAGAAAGATAATGgagtttttcttatattatttttaatattttttaaatcatttattaatattttatttaaaaaaaaccatgttagtaaaatgtttattaatattttatttaaaaatccacaTCAGCTAAAATTGATGGCGACGTAACGGTTTGGACCTCTTTTACCCATTATTAAAAGTATAGGGATGAAAAATATAGAATCTCAAGTGCAGGGACTAAAAAagtagagagagaaaagtataaTGACTATTTTAGTGATTAAGCTAAATATAGATGTCATTCTTTTTTGGTGGGAGAGATGGGTCAATAGATGTGCCattcttttattagaaatatagaTGCCATTCATGCACTGTACACTTGGGTCTAATACTGTTTATCAGTACTATTTATGGATATAGGTGTGAGTTCCTTGTGAGATAAATAGTGATTTCACTATTTCAGGATTGCAAGTTATGGGGATTTTTATAGAGGGCTAGTAAATCACCATAATTGGTGCATTTCTGTACCTATCTGTCCCTTTGACAAACAGTTAAATAAGAGACGCTTGTGacctatttgtaaaaaaaaaaaaaaattactaacttaaatataaaaacatggtttatccacttttcttaAAATAAACCAGGTCTGGGACTACTTTATCAGAATCCTTTGGCTTCCACAGTTACCGCTGTCACTTCGGGATCTTTGGGGTCGGTGGAGAAATGATTTGCACTCTAAGAGAAGGGGTTTTGGGGACTTAGTAGCGAAAGCAatcatttggaatatttggataGCTAGGAACGATTGCATTTTCAATGCTAATGTCATGCATTCTCTTTGTCTCATTGTGAAAATTGATCGTATGCTTGTATCTTGGTACTCTTCTCTCGCAGACGGACCAAAAGTGAAGCTGGAAGAGGACCCGCAACACCGCCGACGCTAGCTTAGAGTTCATTGCTCCTCGTGTGAAGTCATTCGAGGAGATTCGGTCTTCAGTGGAGACGCTCGACCCTGGCTCTGGCTagatttgttgttttgtttgtttctttctttttagggGGTGGTGACCCCTGTGTGCCTGTTCTTTTTGTTCTCCtttaccacatctagtggtcgGAGTTTTTgttatcttccttttttttttaatgcagtgtggttcatccactttttttcataaataaataaataaatagaagaagGATTGAAAGTAACCGGACATTATTCCTAAAAATACTGGACGCTATTATAGTGTCTAATACAAATAGGAGGGTAAGTCCTTGATCTATCGGATAAGATTCAATAAACAAGTTCAAAGAATCCATCCCTTATTTTAAGCATTTGAGCTGCAACATGACACATGCTAGGCCTCTCAATTGAAGATTCAGCACAGCATACAAGGCCTAAAGCCACAACAGAGAGCACACACTCCTTTTGGTTTCTGTATTCActgtcatcatcttcttctgaGAACATTGATGGATCCATGATCTCCATGATTCTCTCCGGAGATGCGTAAGTCTCAGCAAATTTTATCATTGTCATACCATCCTTGAAACTCTCATCAACTGGTCTCTTTCCTGTCAGCAACTCCAGAACAAGGATCCCATAACTGTACACATCTCCCATGGTTGACACCTCACTCCCAAAGCCATACTCTGCATGCATACAATCATCAACgatattttaatataacagAGTAAAATGAAATCATCTACAATATATACCTGGAGGAACATAACCAATGGTTCCTCTGATGATCCCAGTTGAGGTTGTCCAGCTTTGCAATgagttgttgttattgttgttcatTAGTATCTTTGCAAGTCCAAAGTCTCCGACATGAGCATTCATGTCATCGTCCAAGAGAACATTGCTTGGCTTCAGATCACAATGAACAATTGGAGGTTGGCAAGAGTGATGAAGATACTCCAACGCATCAGCAACATCAATGGCCACATTCAATCTGTGAATTAAACTTAGAGGACTTTGGTGTTGTTGATTCTCCACTGGATGTAACCATGAATCCAAGCTTCCATTTGGCATCAAGTCTAAAACCAGAGCTTTGAAGTCATTGCCTTCTGAATCAGTGCTCACGCATGAAGTGATGATCTTGATGAGATTCCGGTGTCGGATGCTTCTGAGTGATTCACATTCAGAGAGAAAGCTCTTTGAAGCTCCTCTTATGTTGAGGCTGAAGACTTTAATGGCGACCATCATTATGGTGTTGTTGATGCCATGAAGAGTTCCTTTGTAAACAGAGGCATGCTTTCCTTTTCCGATGAGATTACCGGAAGAGAAACCATCTGTTGCTCTGACCAAATCATTGTATGTAACTCTCGGAAACTCTTCATATGGAACAGGCAAGGACGATGAAGtctttgttttcatctttgattCTCGTTGCCGTTGccgaaacaagaaaagaaatagtaAGAACAAGAGAAGGCACAATAAAAGGGAAACTATTGGGATCACAATCTTTAGGATTAGAGATCCTCTACTTGTTTTCTTATGGGACTTGAGGCAGACGGGTAAGTGAAGTTGTGGGACGCCACCACAAAGCTCAACATTTCCAACTAAAATTAGTGCAGATGAATTTGCAAACAACCCGTTTACAGGGAGTTCTCCGTGGAAGTGATTGTATGAAAGGTCCATAAAAGAAAGATATTTCAAATCCTGTAGGAACTCTGGGACAGACCCTGATAAGTTATTGTTTGATAGACCAAGTGTTTGGAGGAGTTTTAAGTTGCTAAAAGATGAAGGAATGCCTCCTGACAAGCTATTGTGTGAAAGGTTTAAATTTTTGAGACCTTTTAGTTTGCCTAGAGATGGAGGAATGGATCCAGTAATGAGATTACCTTGCAAATTGAGGTCTTCTAAGACTACACATCCACTGATAGTCCCAGGGATTTCACCTGTCAATCTGTTCCCACTCAACTGCAATTGTTGTAGATTTATCAAGCTTCCAATTTCAAAAGGAATAGTTCCATTGAAAGAGTTGTTGGCTAAATCAAGAACAGAGAGTGAAAAGAATTGTCCAAGGATTTCTCCAGGCATTCTCCCACTAAATCTGTTGTTAGAGAGGGCCAGTGTTTTGAGTTGCCTGAGAGTTATCATAGAAGAAGGTATAGTGCCTTCAAATCTATTCCCAGATAAGTAGATATCTGACAACAAAGTCAGATTGCCAATGCTGGAGGGAATGTAGCCTGTGAACTTGTTGTCGCCCAAACTCAAAACCTGTAACTTGGCAAACTGTCCAATGTGCTCTGGAATTGGGCCAGTCAGTTGATTATTACTGAATTGCAAGATATTCAAACTGACTAAGTTTTCAATCCCATGAGGAAGGATCCCTGAGAAATGGTTGTAATCCATGTACAAATGGATCATCTCCTTGGAGAAGTTGGCTACTGACAGAGGTAACACACCTCCGAGATCATTGAATGCAACAGAGAGACTCTGCAAGTTGCTGCAATTCACCAAGGAATCAATCGAAGGTCCAATCAGTGGCATCGCTGGCTTGAAACTGATTGTTCTCTAAATTGAGGTCATGAAGACCATGCATCCCTccaaaaaaattggaggcaCTGTCCCACTAAACTGGTTACTTGAAATATAAATTGTCTCTAGAAGAGAAGCATTGGACAGTGAAGCAGGGATGGCTCCGGTAAACATGTTTCGGGCAATGTAAAAGGATGTGAGTTTAGAAAGCTTGGTACCTAAACTTGAAGGAAGCCTACCATGGAGCTGATTGCCTGCAACGCTTATAAAGCTCATAGATGAAATGTTGAACAAAACTGAAGGGATTGTCCCATGGAGCAAGTTCCAGGACACCTGAAAATGATCAAAGTTTGACAGTCTGCCAAGTTCTTCAGGGATAATTCCTTGTATATGATTTACTGCCAAACGGAGTTGAACTAGAGAAGAAAGGTTCCCAATGGATGATGGAATGACTCCAGTGAGACTGTTATTGGATAAAACCAGGACCTTGAGCTTGGGGAGAGTTCCACCATGCACAACAGGGATAGAACCATTGAGCTGGTTGCCAAACAAGTCGAGAAATCTGAGTTGAGAACAGTTGATCAAACTTACTGGGATCATGCCATGAAGCGCATTGAAGCTTAGGTTCAGGTACCGCAGCTGGTGCAGGCGACCAAACTCCGGTGGGACCTCGCCGGAGAATTCGTTGAGAGAGAGCTCAATGTTGTTCAGGAGGCTAAGATTGGCAATGGAGGGTGATATGAAGCCTCCCAGGCCCAACATGGAGAGGTTGATAGAGGTAACTCTACCTTTGTGCATGCGAGAGCAAGAGATACCAGTCCAGTTGCAGAAATAAACTCTATCATTCCAAGAATCAAGAGCTCCAGAAGGATCATAAGTAACTCCATTCTTGAATCCAAGCAATGCTAAGTGATCTTCAGTCTCGAATGCGAACAAAGTGGTGACCATGGAACAAAGAAGCAAAGAGAAAAAGGGCAAATGAGAGAAACCCATGACTATTAACTGTGCTGCATAATCTGTTAATGGAGATCTAGAGATGATTTAATACTGCAATACTGATTGACTGATACAGTACGTGATACATGTTCTTGTTGGTAGTAAGGGAGAAAACTTGGAACCTCAATAGCTCGGCGGTCAATGTTGTCATTAAATAATGATGATATGATGAAGacaaatgtttgtttttttgtggatAAAGGGCCGACAACGACAAGGTAGGTagaaaagtttatatatatatatataactcaaccAGCACCAACTCAATACTGCGGACAAGAATCAGGTGCGGTCTGTTGCTCCTGAGGCCCAGCCCCATGGAGAGCAGCTTAGCATGGCCCAGTTTGTGGGtctatttcaatttaaaatccTTAGCATCCTCTAATGTGAATAATTACTACTCTATTAAGTATATTGTTGATTTGTCTGAGGCCAAGGTGGACTTTGTAATGAATCGAATCAGCCCTCACACCTGACCCTGGCCTCAGGTTGAGTGGTATTTTGTCTCGGGTGTGTTGCTCATTGGTTCCTAAGAAATATGCCGGCAAATTCAATGCAATCGATGAGTCAGAATCAAAACTTACTGGGGACAGGTATGAAACCAATGACTTCATTGGGGACATCTTACACACCCTAAACCTGGCTTGTTAGATCTAGTGcgccgacaaacggccacacaccTATGGGGTGGAACACAGCAAACATGCAAGGCTTCAGAACTGTTCTAGAACAAAAA belongs to Dioscorea cayenensis subsp. rotundata cultivar TDr96_F1 chromosome 17, TDr96_F1_v2_PseudoChromosome.rev07_lg8_w22 25.fasta, whole genome shotgun sequence and includes:
- the LOC120280890 gene encoding probable LRR receptor-like serine/threonine-protein kinase At3g47570, with the translated sequence MKTKTSSSLPVPYEEFPRVTYNDLVRATDGFSSGNLIGKGKHASVYKGTLHGINNTIMMVAIKVFSLNIRGASKSFLSECESLRSIRHRNLIKIITSCVSTDSEGNDFKALVLDLMPNGSLDSWLHPVENQQHQSPLSLIHRLNVAIDVADALEYLHHSCQPPIVHCDLKPSNVLLDDDMNAHVGDFGLAKILMNNNNNNSLQSWTTSTGIIRGTIGYVPPEYGFGSEVSTMGDVYSYGILVLELLTGKRPVDESFKDGMTMIKFAETYASPERIMEIMDPSMFSEEDDDSEYRNQKECVLSVVALGLVCCAESSIERPSMCHVAAQMLKIRDGFFELVY
- the LOC120281271 gene encoding receptor kinase-like protein Xa21; amino-acid sequence: MPLIGPSIDSLVNCSNLQSLSVAFNDLGGVLPLSVANFSKEMIHLYMDYNHFSGILPHGIENLVSLNILQFSNNQLTGPIPEHIGQFAKLQVLSLGDNKFTGYIPSSIGNLTLLSDIYLSGNRFEGTIPSSMITLRQLKTLALSNNRFSGRMPGEILGQFFSLSVLDLANNSFNGTIPFEIGSLINLQQLQLSGNRLTGEIPGTISGCVVLEDLNLQGNLITGSIPPSLGKLKGLKNLNLSHNSLSGGIPSSFSNLKLLQTLGLSNNNLSGWKC
- the LOC120281273 gene encoding LRR receptor-like serine/threonine-protein kinase EFR, producing the protein MVTTLFAFETEDHLALLGFKNGVTYDPSGALDSWNDRVYFCNWTGISCSRMHKGRVTSINLSMLGLGGFISPSIANLSLLNNIELSLNEFSGEVPPEFGRLHQLRYLNLSFNALHGMIPVSLINCSQLRFLDLFGNQLNGSIPVVHGGTLPKLKVLVLSNNSLTGVIPSSIGNLSSLVQLRLAVNHIQGIIPEELGRLSNFDHFQVSWNLLHGTIPSVLFNISSMSFISVAGNQLHGRLPSSLGTKLSKLTSFYIARNMFTGAIPASLSNASLLETIYISSNQFSGTVPPIFLEGCMVFMTSI